Proteins encoded together in one Acidimicrobiales bacterium window:
- a CDS encoding CBS domain-containing protein, with protein MVSLAEVMTPDVVTLSSEASVCDAAQVMVRGGFGSVVVVQGRMLLGILTERDVLRAAAEEVDLREAPVDRWMTPEPETASPDLDTEDAAALMLSRGFRHLPVVVDGELIGMVSLRDVLSARIARSRGVDLGGP; from the coding sequence ATGGTCTCCCTTGCCGAGGTCATGACGCCCGACGTGGTCACCCTGTCGTCCGAGGCCTCGGTCTGCGACGCCGCCCAGGTGATGGTCCGTGGCGGCTTCGGCTCGGTGGTCGTGGTCCAGGGTCGGATGCTGTTGGGGATCCTCACCGAGCGTGACGTCCTACGGGCCGCCGCCGAGGAGGTCGACCTGAGGGAAGCTCCGGTGGACCGGTGGATGACCCCCGAGCCCGAGACCGCATCGCCAGACCTGGATACCGAGGATGCGGCCGCCCTCATGTTGAGCCGCGGCTTCCGGCACCTGCCGGTGGTCGTCGACGGCGAGCTGATCGGCATGGTCAGCTTGCGCGACGTCCTGAGCGCCCGTATCGCCCGCAGCCGCGGTGTGGACCTCGGCGGGCCGTGA
- a CDS encoding MFS transporter, producing MSGEARSAAPGQSSPFSSLRHPAFARFAAGQTLCGIAQFLGGLATPFLVNQLTDSNTWVGASSFVALIPAVVGTPLSGTLADRMDRRMLLLVGLSLQVATMSVVVGLYASGQLTPWRILLLNFVGGSAASFQWAPIQSMAAVLVPRESLVAAVRLVSITFTVGRSVGPAIAAVTLAFHGPGLAFAVALGLYVVGLGILATVRTTWAPSGADGSLGDQFREGLAYVRTRPEMRLAFRLAFTVAGLGAVFAFSLAAGVADDLFGRGGGGLGVLSTSLGVGSLLASAFISGRGGRMSRAVLERRAILLYGAGLLVVASSSWLGVGMFGYLLTGAAHMLHGTTLSTALQLRVDEEFRGRVMSVFLVAILSGIPIGGLAFGILGDLVGLRWVVLGAGLALCLDATVTGRRGAFALLDHEADVAG from the coding sequence GTGAGCGGCGAGGCCCGATCGGCAGCGCCCGGACAGTCCAGCCCATTCAGCTCGCTGCGCCACCCCGCCTTCGCCCGGTTCGCCGCCGGCCAGACCCTGTGCGGGATCGCCCAGTTCCTGGGTGGCTTAGCCACCCCTTTTCTGGTGAACCAGCTCACCGACTCGAACACGTGGGTCGGGGCCTCGTCCTTCGTGGCGCTCATCCCGGCCGTGGTGGGGACCCCCCTGTCGGGCACCCTGGCAGACAGGATGGATCGCCGCATGCTGCTGCTCGTCGGCCTGTCCCTCCAGGTGGCGACCATGTCCGTGGTAGTCGGCCTCTACGCCTCGGGCCAGCTGACCCCATGGCGCATCCTCCTGCTGAACTTCGTCGGCGGCTCGGCTGCGTCGTTCCAGTGGGCACCCATCCAGTCGATGGCGGCGGTCCTGGTGCCCCGCGAGTCGTTGGTCGCAGCGGTACGGCTGGTGTCGATCACCTTCACCGTCGGACGTTCGGTGGGTCCTGCCATCGCAGCCGTGACCCTCGCCTTCCACGGGCCGGGTCTCGCGTTCGCCGTGGCGCTGGGCCTCTACGTGGTGGGCCTGGGCATCCTTGCCACGGTGCGTACGACCTGGGCGCCTTCCGGCGCCGACGGCTCCCTGGGTGACCAGTTCCGGGAGGGCCTCGCCTACGTCCGGACCCGGCCGGAGATGCGCCTTGCCTTCCGCCTGGCATTCACTGTGGCTGGCCTCGGTGCGGTGTTCGCCTTCTCGCTGGCCGCCGGCGTCGCCGATGACCTGTTCGGGAGGGGAGGCGGCGGACTGGGGGTCCTGTCCACGAGCCTCGGGGTGGGATCCCTGCTGGCGAGCGCCTTCATCAGCGGCCGCGGTGGGCGCATGTCCCGCGCGGTGCTGGAGCGCCGCGCCATCCTCCTCTACGGGGCCGGTCTGCTCGTCGTGGCCTCGTCGTCCTGGCTGGGCGTCGGGATGTTCGGCTACCTCCTGACAGGCGCTGCGCACATGCTCCACGGCACGACGCTGAGCACGGCCCTCCAGCTCCGGGTCGACGAGGAGTTCCGAGGAAGGGTGATGTCGGTGTTCCTGGTGGCGATCCTCAGCGGGATCCCGATCGGTGGGTTGGCCTTCGGGATCCTCGGCGACCTCGTCGGCCTGCGATGGGTCGTCCTGGGTGCTGGGCTGGCGCTATGCCTGGACGCAACTGTCACCGGTCGGCGCGGGGCCTTCGCCCTGCTCGACCATGAGGCGGACGTCGCCGGCTGA
- a CDS encoding YceI family protein produces the protein MDRRRLALMVLGVVAVAVAGWWFLVRSDAPPAPDLASAVETASEAQAAATSASSTTPVSSTTPTTTVSGYGTTASATSTAPPTTAPASTTAVSVAGPAGTWTVDTTIGSFNDFTSAWVGYRVEEVLGNGIGANTAVGRTPLVAGSVELSDDALLAVEVTADLRGLRSDKVYRDGRVRRALHTDDHPTATFTLVGPVALGDVAGDGTSIEVVAAGTVAINGVAGAVDVAVAATLVGDVVTVVGSFPIVFADHAIEAPSASIVVSVEDHGLVEFQLFLTR, from the coding sequence ATGGACAGGCGGCGGCTGGCCCTGATGGTGCTCGGCGTGGTTGCGGTGGCCGTCGCCGGCTGGTGGTTCCTGGTCCGTTCCGATGCGCCACCTGCGCCGGACCTGGCCTCGGCGGTCGAGACGGCCAGCGAGGCGCAGGCCGCCGCCACGTCGGCTTCCAGCACCACTCCGGTTTCCAGCACCACTCCGACGACGACCGTGTCGGGCTACGGCACGACAGCGTCTGCTACCAGCACGGCGCCGCCGACGACCGCTCCGGCCTCCACGACGGCCGTGTCCGTGGCGGGCCCGGCGGGAACCTGGACTGTCGACACGACCATCGGCTCGTTCAACGACTTCACCTCGGCGTGGGTCGGCTACCGGGTCGAGGAGGTGCTGGGCAACGGCATCGGTGCCAACACGGCGGTCGGCCGCACACCGCTTGTGGCCGGGTCCGTGGAGCTCTCCGATGATGCCCTGCTGGCTGTAGAGGTGACGGCCGACCTGCGCGGCCTGCGGTCAGACAAGGTGTACCGCGACGGCAGGGTCCGGCGTGCGCTGCACACCGACGACCATCCCACGGCCACGTTCACCCTGGTCGGGCCAGTCGCCCTCGGGGACGTGGCCGGGGACGGAACGTCGATCGAGGTGGTGGCGGCCGGCACGGTGGCCATCAACGGTGTGGCCGGCGCCGTCGATGTTGCCGTAGCGGCCACGCTGGTCGGCGACGTGGTCACGGTGGTCGGTTCGTTCCCGATCGTGTTCGCCGACCACGCCATCGAGGCACCGAGTGCGTCGATCGTGGTGTCGGTAGAGGACCACGGCCTGGTCGAATTCCAGTTGTTCCTGACCCGGTGA
- a CDS encoding LLM class flavin-dependent oxidoreductase, giving the protein MKFGIFYEHQMARPWADGDEHRLFKDALDQVELADRLGYDYVWEVEHHFLEEYSHSSAPEVFLAAASQRTSRIRLGHGITLLPGAYNHTARVVERINTLDLVSDGRVDFGSGESSSNAELDGFGVDRTTKRDQWLDHIEAATRMMVEEPFAGWDGPWLQMPPRNVLPKPYQRPHPPLWVACSQRETIHLAAQKGVGALTFAFVEPGEAEQWVGEYHDIIASEACVPAGFAVNANIACVLPFMCHEDEETALDRGIDGAHFFGYSLGHFYGFGDHRPGTTDIWAEFQENRAAFGFDRETAAQTAVTLRARMENEGLLSLRGAIGTPDQIRELLREYEAAGIDQVIFVSQAGRNRHEHICESMELFAREVMGEFAERDPAHVAARDERLAGAVAAALARRDGPRRVDPDYRIPPPTAQP; this is encoded by the coding sequence ATGAAGTTCGGAATCTTCTACGAGCACCAGATGGCCAGGCCGTGGGCCGACGGCGACGAGCACCGGCTCTTCAAGGACGCCCTCGACCAGGTGGAGCTGGCCGATCGGCTGGGATACGACTACGTGTGGGAGGTCGAACACCACTTCCTCGAGGAGTACAGCCACAGCTCGGCACCGGAGGTGTTCCTCGCCGCCGCCAGCCAGCGAACATCGAGGATCCGGCTGGGCCACGGCATCACCCTCCTACCGGGCGCCTACAACCACACGGCCCGCGTCGTCGAGCGCATCAACACCCTGGACCTCGTATCCGACGGTCGGGTCGACTTCGGCTCCGGCGAGTCGTCGTCCAACGCGGAGCTGGACGGCTTCGGCGTCGACCGGACCACCAAGCGGGACCAGTGGCTGGACCACATCGAGGCGGCCACGCGGATGATGGTCGAGGAACCGTTCGCAGGATGGGACGGTCCGTGGCTGCAGATGCCCCCGCGCAACGTCCTGCCCAAGCCGTACCAACGCCCCCACCCGCCGCTCTGGGTGGCGTGTAGCCAGCGGGAGACCATCCACCTGGCCGCCCAGAAGGGCGTCGGCGCCCTGACCTTCGCGTTCGTGGAACCCGGCGAGGCTGAACAGTGGGTCGGCGAATACCACGACATCATCGCCTCGGAGGCCTGTGTGCCGGCCGGATTCGCCGTCAACGCCAACATCGCCTGCGTCCTACCGTTCATGTGCCACGAGGATGAGGAGACGGCGCTGGACCGCGGCATCGACGGCGCCCACTTCTTCGGCTACTCCCTCGGCCACTTCTACGGTTTCGGCGACCACCGTCCCGGGACTACCGATATATGGGCCGAGTTCCAGGAGAACCGCGCTGCCTTCGGATTCGACCGGGAGACGGCGGCCCAGACGGCGGTCACCCTCAGGGCACGGATGGAGAACGAGGGCCTGTTGTCGCTCCGGGGCGCAATAGGCACCCCGGACCAGATCCGCGAGCTGCTCCGGGAATACGAGGCTGCCGGCATCGACCAGGTGATCTTCGTGAGCCAGGCGGGGCGAAACAGGCACGAGCACATCTGCGAGTCGATGGAGTTGTTCGCCCGCGAGGTCATGGGTGAGTTCGCCGAACGGGACCCGGCCCACGTCGCGGCCAGGGACGAGAGGCTGGCCGGCGCCGTGGCCGCCGCCCTGGCCCGACGGGACGGGCCGCGTCGGGTGGACCCGGACTATCGGATCCCGCCACCCACCGCCCAGCCATGA
- a CDS encoding TIGR03085 family metal-binding protein has translation MSADLAQAERAALCDLLLEVGPDAPTLCAGWTTTDLAAHLMVRDRRPDVGPGLILSGPFARHTARVTRRAAERVPFEHLVTRIRSGPPWPIRLVDGPVNLVEYFVHLEDVRRAVDGWAPRSGLDDLQDALWPFQKSGTKLRTRRVQDVGLSIARPGGQPVAVRSGSRQVTATGDPGELALFFFGRRDRSRVDLTGDPDGVSEVRTAPIGF, from the coding sequence ATGAGCGCAGACCTCGCCCAGGCCGAGCGGGCCGCCCTCTGCGACCTGCTGCTCGAGGTCGGGCCGGATGCCCCCACGCTGTGTGCGGGCTGGACGACCACCGATCTGGCAGCCCACCTGATGGTCCGTGACCGGCGCCCCGACGTCGGTCCGGGCCTGATTCTGTCCGGCCCGTTCGCCCGCCACACCGCCCGGGTGACCCGCCGGGCGGCTGAACGGGTGCCCTTCGAGCACCTGGTGACCCGGATCCGTTCCGGTCCGCCATGGCCCATCCGACTGGTCGACGGGCCGGTGAACCTGGTCGAGTACTTCGTCCACCTGGAGGACGTGCGACGGGCCGTCGACGGATGGGCCCCCCGGTCCGGCCTGGACGACCTGCAGGACGCCCTATGGCCCTTCCAGAAGAGCGGTACGAAGCTCAGGACCCGCCGTGTGCAGGACGTGGGCCTGTCGATCGCCCGTCCGGGCGGCCAGCCTGTGGCCGTCCGTTCCGGGAGCCGGCAGGTGACCGCCACCGGTGACCCCGGCGAACTGGCGCTCTTCTTCTTCGGGCGCCGGGACCGGTCACGCGTAGACCTGACCGGAGATCCCGATGGTGTCAGCGAGGTGCGGACCGCACCCATCGGCTTCTAG